A window of the Caldalkalibacillus salinus genome harbors these coding sequences:
- a CDS encoding ABC transporter permease, giving the protein MSNNVTNTPVQEQTHSSPQRTSGWVNFYRRLSKNKAALIGGYLIIFFIIVATVGPYMMSYDPNEIEYSTKLLTPSSEHWFGTDHQGRDIFTRIVYGMKITLYVGFMSVIVGAIIGVPLGIFAGYYGGRIDAVIMRLMDILLAFPGILLALALVSVLGGSLNNVILAVGIFSVPAFSRIVRGSTLGVRKLEYIDAIRALGSSDLRIIFKHILPNILSPIIVQATLRVATAVLTASGLSFIGLGVQPPTPEWGAMLSVGRSYMFDYPHVAFYPGLAIVIVVLAFNIFGDGIRDALDPKTKK; this is encoded by the coding sequence ATGAGTAACAATGTCACAAATACACCAGTCCAAGAACAAACACACTCATCGCCACAGCGCACTTCAGGCTGGGTCAATTTCTATCGAAGATTAAGTAAGAATAAAGCGGCTCTTATAGGCGGTTATCTTATTATATTTTTTATTATCGTTGCGACCGTTGGTCCTTATATGATGTCTTACGACCCAAATGAGATTGAATACTCTACAAAACTATTAACGCCTTCTTCTGAGCACTGGTTCGGTACGGACCATCAAGGGCGTGACATCTTCACCCGTATCGTGTACGGGATGAAAATTACATTATATGTGGGCTTCATGTCCGTTATCGTAGGGGCTATTATAGGGGTTCCTTTAGGCATCTTTGCAGGTTATTATGGAGGTCGAATTGATGCCGTTATCATGAGGTTAATGGATATCCTGCTCGCATTCCCAGGTATCCTCTTAGCACTTGCACTGGTCAGTGTTTTAGGAGGTAGTCTAAACAATGTGATCCTAGCAGTGGGTATATTTTCTGTTCCAGCCTTCTCAAGAATTGTTAGAGGTTCCACCCTAGGCGTAAGAAAATTAGAATATATCGATGCCATTCGTGCCCTAGGGTCTAGTGATTTACGTATTATATTTAAGCACATCTTACCTAATATTCTGTCACCGATTATTGTACAAGCCACTTTACGTGTGGCTACAGCCGTTTTAACGGCAAGTGGATTATCCTTTATCGGTCTCGGTGTCCAACCGCCAACACCTGAGTGGGGAGCCATGTTAAGCGTTGGACGAAGCTATATGTTCGATTACCCTCATGTGGCGTTTTACCCTGGACTTGCTATCGTCATCGTTGTTTTAGCATTCAATATCTTCGGTGATGGTATTAGAGACGCATTGGATCCAAAAACTAAAAAATAG
- the nikB gene encoding nickel ABC transporter permease, whose protein sequence is MFKYIVRRLIQTIPVVIGVTILVFSLMHLIPGDPAQIIAGESAPEEQVEQLRERLGLNDPLPVQYFKYMGNVIKGDLGTSIRSSRPVLDEIKPRFWTTVELAIYSTMLSVFIGVIAGVVSAVRQYTFSDIAIMIVALFGLSMPNFWLGLMLMQYFAVNLEWVPPTGWGSWQQAILPVITLGTAGAAIIARMTRSSMLEVINQDYIRTARAKGVSDRVVTYRHALKNALIPVVTVVGLEFGMLLGGTIITESVFAINGMGLLAIDRINARDFPVVQGIVLIMALIFVLVNLIVDISYRYLNKRIDLN, encoded by the coding sequence TTGTTTAAATATATTGTTCGTAGACTTATACAAACGATACCGGTCGTCATCGGTGTAACGATACTTGTCTTTTCTCTTATGCACCTGATCCCGGGTGATCCTGCACAAATTATCGCGGGTGAAAGCGCCCCGGAGGAGCAGGTAGAACAGCTTAGAGAACGTTTAGGTTTGAACGATCCTTTACCCGTACAATATTTTAAGTACATGGGAAACGTTATTAAAGGAGACTTAGGGACTTCTATACGAAGTAGTCGTCCGGTATTAGATGAAATTAAACCCCGTTTTTGGACGACCGTAGAACTTGCGATTTATAGTACGATGTTAAGTGTCTTTATCGGCGTGATTGCCGGCGTTGTTTCAGCTGTACGTCAATATACATTCTCTGATATCGCTATTATGATTGTCGCGCTATTTGGACTGTCGATGCCGAACTTCTGGCTCGGATTAATGTTAATGCAGTACTTCGCTGTCAACTTAGAATGGGTTCCGCCTACCGGTTGGGGAAGCTGGCAACAAGCCATTCTCCCGGTTATCACGCTAGGGACAGCTGGTGCCGCTATTATTGCACGTATGACCCGTTCAAGTATGCTAGAGGTGATTAACCAAGACTATATTCGTACGGCCCGAGCAAAAGGGGTGAGTGATAGAGTCGTCACGTATCGTCATGCTTTGAAAAATGCTCTAATTCCGGTCGTCACAGTCGTGGGGCTAGAGTTTGGTATGCTGCTAGGTGGAACGATTATTACAGAGAGTGTATTCGCCATTAACGGTATGGGTCTACTGGCTATCGATCGCATTAATGCCAGAGATTTCCCCGTCGTTCAAGGCATTGTCCTTATCATGGCGTTAATATTCGTACTTGTAAACTTAATTGTCGATATTTCTTATCGCTACCTGAATAAACGAATTGACTTGAACTAA
- a CDS encoding DNA topoisomerase III, whose amino-acid sequence MAKTLVLAEKPSVGRDIARVLQCTKKLNGYFEGQQYIVTWALGHLVTLAGPESYGEKYKSWKLEDLPMLFPTLKLEVIKQSSKQFHTVKKLMHRKDVSQIVIATDAGREGELVARWIIEKANVKKQLKRLWISSVTDKAIKDGFKNLKNGHAYDNLYASAVARSEADWYVGLNATRALTCKHNAQLSCGRVQTPTLAIIAKREEEIRHFKPQTYYGLKASLNKGLHLHWQSEGGQHKTFNKTTADELLQKVKDEKTAKVIDLKQTHKKSYAPQLYDLTELQRDANKFFGFSAKETLSIMQKLYEQHKVLTYPRTDSRYLSSDIMPTLKDRIKACRVGPYTNIAAKALKMPLKLSKHYVDDRKVTDHHAIIPTEQAVLLQDLNQKERKIYDLVIKRFLSVLFPPFEYEQTTVQTAIAGETFVAKGKVVRAKGWKEVTEHQDHDDEQTDDVQDQQLPQLTKGDTLNVVSVTQTKGETKPPAPFNEATLLSAMENPVKYMSGEDRAAKDTLGKTGGLGTVATRADIIEKLFSSFAIEQRGKGIHLTPKGKQLLELVPEELKSPALTADWEQKLERISKGQLPKDNFLQEMKAYAKSVVQEIKNSEKTYKHHNLTGSRCPDCGKFMLEVKNKKGKMLVCQDRECGRRKNVAKQTKARCPQCRKTLELRGEGEGQIFACQCGFREKLSTFNKRREQDKQRKASKKDVQQYMKKQKHDDEPFNPALADALSKLNLDQED is encoded by the coding sequence ATGGCAAAGACATTAGTGCTAGCGGAAAAGCCTTCCGTTGGTAGAGACATTGCGCGTGTATTACAATGCACGAAGAAATTGAACGGTTATTTTGAGGGACAACAATATATTGTTACTTGGGCGCTAGGACACCTTGTGACACTTGCCGGCCCTGAGTCGTACGGTGAGAAGTATAAATCATGGAAGTTAGAAGACTTACCGATGCTATTCCCGACTCTAAAATTAGAAGTAATCAAACAAAGTAGTAAGCAATTCCATACAGTCAAAAAGTTAATGCATAGAAAAGACGTTAGCCAAATCGTGATTGCCACTGACGCAGGGCGTGAGGGGGAGCTTGTCGCCCGATGGATTATTGAGAAGGCTAACGTGAAAAAACAGTTGAAACGCTTATGGATTTCGTCTGTCACGGACAAAGCGATTAAGGACGGTTTTAAAAATTTGAAAAATGGTCATGCATACGATAACTTGTATGCATCTGCCGTAGCAAGATCTGAAGCGGATTGGTACGTGGGGCTTAACGCTACGCGTGCCTTAACATGTAAGCACAACGCCCAACTATCTTGTGGAAGAGTGCAAACCCCAACATTGGCCATTATCGCCAAGCGGGAGGAAGAAATCCGTCATTTCAAACCTCAGACGTACTATGGACTTAAAGCCTCATTGAACAAGGGGCTTCATTTGCACTGGCAGAGTGAAGGGGGCCAACACAAAACCTTCAATAAGACCACGGCGGATGAGCTGCTTCAGAAAGTGAAAGATGAGAAAACAGCAAAAGTCATTGATCTTAAACAAACCCATAAAAAGTCCTACGCACCGCAACTTTATGATTTAACGGAGCTTCAACGAGATGCAAACAAGTTCTTTGGTTTTTCGGCAAAAGAAACCCTATCTATCATGCAGAAGCTTTATGAACAACATAAAGTACTCACCTATCCACGGACAGATTCGAGGTACTTATCATCAGATATTATGCCAACGTTAAAGGATCGTATCAAAGCCTGTAGAGTGGGGCCATACACAAACATAGCCGCAAAAGCATTGAAAATGCCACTTAAATTAAGCAAGCATTATGTAGATGATCGGAAAGTCACCGACCACCATGCCATTATTCCAACCGAACAAGCGGTGCTTTTACAAGACCTCAATCAAAAGGAAAGAAAGATTTATGATCTTGTCATTAAACGTTTTCTATCAGTTCTTTTTCCACCATTTGAGTATGAACAAACCACAGTTCAAACGGCCATTGCAGGAGAAACGTTTGTAGCAAAAGGGAAAGTTGTACGAGCGAAAGGTTGGAAAGAGGTGACGGAACACCAGGATCATGATGATGAGCAGACGGATGATGTACAAGACCAACAGCTTCCTCAGCTAACAAAAGGAGATACACTGAACGTTGTATCCGTCACACAAACAAAAGGGGAGACGAAACCACCTGCTCCCTTTAATGAGGCCACCTTGCTGTCAGCCATGGAGAATCCAGTGAAATATATGTCAGGTGAGGACCGAGCTGCAAAGGACACGTTAGGCAAAACAGGCGGTCTAGGTACGGTAGCCACAAGAGCAGATATTATAGAAAAACTTTTCTCTAGCTTTGCTATTGAACAGCGAGGCAAAGGGATACACCTCACACCTAAAGGCAAGCAGCTACTAGAGCTCGTCCCTGAAGAACTTAAGAGCCCAGCCCTAACAGCAGACTGGGAGCAAAAGCTTGAACGTATCTCTAAAGGCCAATTGCCTAAGGACAATTTTTTACAAGAGATGAAAGCTTATGCCAAAAGTGTCGTACAAGAGATTAAGAACAGCGAGAAAACCTACAAGCATCACAATTTAACGGGCAGTCGATGTCCTGATTGTGGCAAGTTTATGCTAGAAGTGAAGAACAAGAAAGGGAAAATGCTTGTATGTCAGGATAGAGAATGTGGTCGACGCAAAAACGTGGCTAAACAAACGAAGGCCAGATGCCCTCAGTGTCGTAAAACGCTTGAATTAAGAGGAGAAGGTGAAGGACAGATCTTCGCCTGTCAATGCGGTTTCAGAGAAAAACTATCAACCTTTAACAAACGTAGAGAACAAGATAAACAGCGCAAAGCTTCTAAAAAAGATGTACAACAATATATGAAGAAACAGAAGCATGACGACGAGCCATTTAATCCAGCATTAGCAGATGCCCTTTCAAAATTGAACTTGGATCAAGAGGATTAA
- a CDS encoding glutathione ABC transporter substrate-binding protein, with product MVRTKKSMLFLGLLLVLSVFAVACGGEDTSTDPGSSDGDDGSQEAAEGGDLVIAWLSDAVTLDPHGSNDVPSSNVLNNIYDTLVTFDKNGELTPSLATDWNMIDDHTWEFNLREGVTFHDGSEFNAEVVKANMERIMDPDIASQRAFLYEMVEEVEVVDEHTVRFITEYPFAALPAHLSHSGGGSMISPKAIEEDYAAMEEGEEPGSVIGDNPVGTGIFKLDSWTPGDEIVLVRNEDFWGENAKLDSVTWKVVSESLARISELDTGYAHIIHPVSPSDITRVDSMAEAHLNAQTSTSLSYIGFNAEKAPFDDVRVRQAISMAINKDDIIDGIYEGTGVPAIGPIAPGVFGYDDTVTPIEYDIEKAKELLAEAGHEDGFSTTIWTNDNPDRIQMAEYVQDKLGDLNIEVEVEVLEWGAYLDSTANGQHDMFILGWSTPTADADYATYALFHSDNMGPAGNRTFLADEELDALLDQGRQESDPDARAQVYKEVQEKLVELAPMVYIHHQEYLNGVSDKVDGFWVDAGGIFQLQDVTLTETE from the coding sequence ATGGTAAGAACAAAGAAATCAATGTTGTTCTTAGGTCTGTTGCTCGTGCTTTCCGTATTTGCGGTTGCATGTGGTGGTGAAGATACGAGTACTGACCCAGGTTCCAGTGATGGTGATGATGGTTCACAAGAAGCAGCTGAAGGAGGGGACCTCGTCATCGCGTGGTTATCAGATGCTGTCACACTTGATCCACACGGTTCAAATGACGTGCCTTCTAGTAATGTTTTAAACAACATTTATGACACACTTGTTACATTCGATAAGAATGGTGAGTTAACACCAAGTTTAGCTACTGATTGGAACATGATCGATGATCATACTTGGGAATTCAACCTTCGTGAGGGCGTTACATTCCATGACGGTTCGGAGTTTAATGCAGAAGTAGTAAAAGCAAACATGGAACGTATCATGGATCCAGACATCGCTTCTCAACGCGCTTTTCTATATGAAATGGTAGAAGAAGTAGAAGTGGTTGACGAGCATACAGTAAGATTTATTACGGAGTATCCTTTTGCTGCCCTTCCTGCTCACTTATCCCATAGTGGTGGTGGTAGCATGATCAGCCCTAAAGCGATCGAAGAAGATTATGCAGCGATGGAAGAAGGAGAAGAGCCAGGCTCTGTTATTGGGGATAACCCTGTTGGTACAGGTATCTTTAAGCTAGATTCATGGACACCTGGGGACGAGATTGTACTCGTACGTAATGAAGATTTCTGGGGTGAAAATGCTAAGCTGGACAGTGTGACTTGGAAAGTGGTTTCTGAGAGTTTAGCACGTATCTCAGAGCTTGATACTGGATATGCACATATTATTCACCCTGTAAGTCCTAGTGACATTACACGAGTTGATTCGATGGCAGAAGCACATCTGAACGCACAAACGAGTACGAGTCTTTCTTACATCGGCTTTAATGCTGAGAAGGCACCGTTTGATGATGTGAGAGTGCGTCAAGCGATCTCCATGGCTATTAACAAAGACGACATTATCGATGGTATCTATGAGGGGACTGGCGTACCGGCTATAGGGCCTATCGCACCAGGTGTATTCGGATATGATGATACCGTTACTCCGATCGAGTACGATATCGAGAAAGCAAAAGAATTGCTTGCTGAGGCAGGACATGAAGATGGTTTCTCTACGACAATCTGGACAAACGATAACCCAGACCGCATTCAAATGGCTGAATACGTTCAAGATAAACTAGGAGACCTTAATATTGAAGTAGAAGTAGAAGTCCTTGAGTGGGGTGCGTACTTAGACAGCACAGCCAACGGACAGCATGACATGTTTATCCTTGGCTGGTCTACACCAACAGCAGACGCTGACTATGCGACTTACGCTTTATTCCATTCAGATAATATGGGACCGGCTGGTAACCGTACTTTCCTAGCTGACGAAGAGCTAGATGCGTTACTAGACCAAGGTCGTCAAGAGTCTGACCCGGATGCGCGTGCGCAAGTTTACAAAGAGGTACAAGAGAAGCTAGTTGAACTCGCACCAATGGTTTACATTCATCACCAAGAGTACCTTAATGGTGTAAGTGATAAAGTAGACGGTTTTTGGGTAGACGCTGGCGGTATCTTCCAGCTACAAGACGTTACATTAACTGAAACTGAGTAA